Below is a window of Bradyrhizobium sp. CB82 DNA.
TTCCATCCAGCCTGCCCGTTGCGGGGCACCACGGCACCAGCGCTGGTCGCGTTGATCCAGGACATCATCACGGGCGAGCCTGTCGGTGTTCACCGGCGGCAGCTGACCCGCGATGCGGCCGCTGCCGGACCGCCAATGAGCCTTGGCCCCAAGAGCGGCGGCGTCATCCGGCTTTCGCCGTCGAATTCGACCGACCTCGCGATCGGCGAAGGCGTCGAAACATGCCTCGCGGGGATGCTGCTTGGCTCGGGACCGACCTGGTCGGTGCTCGATGCCAACGGAATCGCCACCTTTCCTGTCCTTGAGCCCGTGCAGCGCCTCACGATCCTCGTCGATCACGACGTGAGCGGGACAGGGCAGCGCGCCGCCGCGACATGTCGCGACCGCTGGTTCGCCGCAGGCAAGCGCGTTCGCCTGATTATGCCCGACACGCCTGGTCAGGACATCAACGACCTCCTGCTGGCCGAATTGGGGAGCTCGCCCGAGCATGCGTGAGCTCCGCGGCGCGATCATCGATGAGTTCGATCCGGATGCCGCCAAGCAGTCGGATGCGCTGCCGGTTGAGGTTGCCCGCGACATGCTGCGCGCCAAGATCA
It encodes the following:
- a CDS encoding toprim domain-containing protein; this encodes MRNSAVRDCRRLDDGARQALRARAAEIVQSFLGEPNRRLSTARQMRWGNRGSFALSLQGSNAGLWFDHENGCGGDIISFLERQLGCSIGDAINYALRYLGPSFGASTRILRPVHREEADDAGRIRGALQIWAGVLPLRGSLAERYLGRRGIRVPDEALDVLGFHPACPLRGTTAPALVALIQDIITGEPVGVHRRQLTRDAAAAGPPMSLGPKSGGVIRLSPSNSTDLAIGEGVETCLAGMLLGSGPTWSVLDANGIATFPVLEPVQRLTILVDHDVSGTGQRAAATCRDRWFAAGKRVRLIMPDTPGQDINDLLLAELGSSPEHA